The genomic stretch TCTCAAAATCATGTTCCGTTGATCCTCGAATGAACCATATATACGATGGATTAACTTCCTTCAGATTCGTGCAACAGCTAGCTAGTAAATGGGTGTCAGGCTGTGCACAGCCGCATCACCTGAAATGAGGAGTTGGGCAGAGTCGGGTCCATGATTTACCCGATCCGATAAAAGCTGTCGGGGATCCAAAATTCCATGCCTGCAACGCATTTGATACAATGAATAACACACAAATTTTATGAAGAGAGCAATTATAAAGGCTCCCCCACACACAGTCAAAAGAGTCCAAACCCGCTCTCGGGCGCAATGCATGGCTTTGATTGAAATATGGAACAGAAGAATAGTTCCCCGCACGCGCTACCAGACACTGTATTAAATTACACAGCATACGTAGTTGTAATGCACACACCACCACACTCTCAGAGACTTAGAAAACTCGCCTCTCGCTTTCAAACCCTGCGAACACCATTGCTGAAAGCATCGAATAGTCCCACCCTTGGCAGCCTCCCAAAGTCAAACCCCAGCTCAGGAACACAGCCATACAAAACATACGCTCCCTGGTTGATGATCATTGTTTAGTTTGATTGCTAGTTGGCAAATGAACCTTGTTTGTATtgagaatgagatccaataaattcTTCTTGTTGCATTTTGGGTGTGCCGTGGTGCTCATCATATCCCAAATTAAAAGAACAGGGCTGCATTATGAGTGATTGGAATGAGCATGAATTGTTGCATAGTTTCCTGTGACACTTGGCGTTGATGGCGAAAATAAAACAGCATGCTTATGAAGTTGTCTGTGATTCAAAATGTTACGGAATGATCAACATATAGAAGCCAACTTGCACCACAACGAGTACATAAGGAACTGAAGTAACAGGGAGGAGATACAAGGGAAACCAGTCGAATTTACTTCCATCGACATCTAATTCTTCATAAAGGCGGCATTATGACTTTAGATATCGGATTATCCTTTAGAACAAGAAAACACAAGAAGCTGTAGTAGAAGCTAAGGGGGAAAAAATTAATTGCCTGACTATCCCGTGTATGCCATCGATCGCCAATGAGTTCATCATCTAAAACCCATGTTTTTTGACCTACTTCTGTGGCTGAGACCCGAAGAAAGTTTCCGAAATGGCTCGTGGAATGCCGTGAGCAAGAACAAGAGCCGGTAGAGTATCGCAAGGGGAAGTCTCCTGCAAGATACAGCAGCACCCGCCGCCTCAGCCTTCATGCTGTCGTGGGGCAGCAAAGAACGGAGAGCGAGAGAGGgccaaaagagaagaagaagaggaaggaagatgcgcaAGTAGATGGTGGGTGGTGGTGCTACTCGGAGATAAAAGAAACACCAAGGAGAAGATGATGGGGGTCTTAAAGAAAGAGGATATGAGAGAGGAATAAGAAAAGGGAGGAAGGGTGTTGCCAAGAAGATGACGAGCGTTTTGTTGACTTCCTTTTCCCCTTTCTCCACTTCATGCGGTTTCTTGTCGGCCTCGACTCCATCCAAGCTGATAAACATCATTATCATTTTACTATCATTACTTACTTCCCTGCATGATAATTATTTCCCCCCGTTTCTTGTAGAATGCATGCATTAATTAGTTCCATGTGACAAAAtccactcatatatatatatgtatatatatgatacaAAGATCCAATGGATTGTCAAATGGGCGATTGATTTGACCGCTGGCTTTGCTTCCGAAGCACGGGTCTCGAAGGTGGAAGAGCGCGGGTGGAGATTTGGGGAATCCAAACCCGACAACAGCGGTCGGGTTCAAGCCCGGTTTGAAGGGATGTGGGGCCCAAGAATGTTCTCCCACCACCACTGCCCCGTTCGCTTGCATCCGTCAGCGTCGTCCTCAAGAAGCTGATCCGAGAATTCTTCCCTATTGCTTAGGCTCTTATAAGTGagctctagagagagagagagagagagagagagagagagagagagagaatgtgtgTTTTGGTGAAAGAATCATTAATTCCAGCATTTGTTTTCATGTTCTTCTCTACAGTGGAAGCTgcacaaacaaaaaagaaataagaaCAGTAACATCTCAGATTAATATTTCTGAGCAGCTCCTCTGTGGAAGATCAAGAACAAATCTTTGGCTGCAACATATCCCTCTATAATGGAGAGATAAACACAAGTATCTGCAGAAAAAGACATGCCTATGTTGTTCCAATTGGCCACTTGCTGTCCAGCTTTTATCACATTATTTCTCCTTCGACTGCACTCCCTTTCCAGCTCAATAGTTGCATAGTCTAATATCTCTTTGCACTAATTATCCAGAGATGACACAAGATGTCAATTAATTAATGATTCCTTTCAAGAACCATGttgttcttgatttttcttttcatgatATACAACACAGGAAGCATTGAGGGGACTAAAGAGAGAGTCTCATGTTACTAAGTATCGAAAGAATGGCATATTTTGATTGATCCACAAATTAATAGGCTTAATCTGTGGAGTTGCATCGGTGTCCAATCTAATGTATATTAATTCTAATTAGTTTGACTCAAACCCAATACGATGATACAAGAATAACAATGGTAAATTACTTTTTATCTTTAAAACAAGAGGCAAAGTAACAGCAATTAAGAATAgtcagaaaatagaaaaaaagataaGAATTTAATACATCAGTTGCCCCAAAGTTCTGTTCTAAAGGATCACTTTGCATGTGGGAAGATGACCAAATGAACAACATTTCACATGGCTAGATGGCTTGACAATAGAAAGCTACTTCACATGGATCATTCATGTCCTCAGTCCAAAGACTGGCTAAAATCTTCCATTCTTTCTTGTTTCACATGCTCTTGCTTCCAAATAAACACCACCTATTGTTCCCAATTTGGAACCATGGTGTGTGTCCTTAATGGCTACTCAAATTCAAGGTGGCACTATGATGACAAGCAATTCAATGTGTTGCATAAGCTTTGATTATtcaccaaataaaaaaaaaaggtcacCATAGCACATCTGAACTTTCTCTCAACAGTAAGATTGACACTAATAACATTTTGTGCCATAACATCCTCTGACTGCAAGGCAGACAAACTTTAAAAGGCATGGAACTTGTTCAGcatgccatcatcatcatcatcatcatctcttatTTCAGGCAAAGTTTAAAGCATATTATCTCATAGAATGAAGTAAAACATCCCAATATCCTCCATATCACTAAATGAAAAAACTATATCGACAGATAGTAGCTATAGCACAACACATGTAGCAAATTCCATTCAAACATCACATCTACTCCACCATGAAGAATGACCAGAATTGAACCAAAAGAAAGCCAAGGCAGTGTATGTGCTGCATTCTGTGCCTTGAAGGATTCTCCAGAGAGCAGAGCCCCTCACATAATAAGCATCAGAACTCCAGAGAGAACCAGAACCAAGTAGTTGAAGAGGCAGATGCTGGTGCCGAATGAAGAACCATTAGTGGTTGATGACTCGGAAGATTTGGGAGCAGAAGCGATTCCGCTTTGGGTTGGAGACAGATCTGATGGTTTCTTGGTTTCTGGAGCCGGTGCCGGAGCTGGTGCTAGAGGCGGATCAGTGCTGAAGATTGCTAATGGAAGCAAAACCTTATCGATCTGATAAAGTGCCACTGGAGCTGTTGACCAGACGCTGCTAGATATCTTCGAGGTTGCCCAGTTTGAAACAACACGAATGAGCCCAGACGTGTCGGTGACATTCAATGCATACTGCCCGCCAGCGAATGTACTGACCGGGTTCGAATTGCTCAGGTTCTTGAATTGAGACAGTGAGTAGAACTTAGGGAAGGCATGGTAGAGCATCAGGGTCCTCAGTTGGTTTTGGGTAAGATTGCCGAGGTCAGACTTCTCGAGGGCTGCAAAAGCCGAATCTTTTGGCACAAAGATGGTGATACCTTGTTTGCTGCTGTTAACCTGGTTCTGAAATGTATCGATGACTTTGGTTTGCAGTAGGTAGTTGAGGAAAGTGCTAAAAGGGCCAGCAACTGAAAGTAGGTCAGTGAGGTTCACAAGATGTGGTGCAGGAGCAGGAGCAGGCGCAGGTGCCGGAGATGGAGGTAGAAATGGGGCTGGAGGAGATTGTGCAGTCGTAGAAGAAGAGATCAACAGAGCTAGTAGAGTGCTTGCACAAAAGATTGCTGTAAGCCCCATTTATCCAAATCCTCTCCTCTTCCTGTAGTATCACTTTGCAAGTCCCTGCAAGAAATCTGATCAGAATCAACAAACATATGCATACAAAACCCATTTTGATTGTTTGATACGAAATCACTGAATAATATCTCTTATGAAAATAAAGTTGTCATTTGGATTTCTTGTCTGAAATATTAACCAAGCAGAAAGaattttgttccatgcaatagagAATCATCAAATAACCATCAGACAAGAAGGCTACACTGCTAGAGCTGTCTCTGCAGTGGAAAATTGTTAAGCTAGAGGAACACATCGAAGATTGAACCTTTCGGAATTTAGATCCAGAAAAATAGTCATCGAATTGCGAAATCAACGGCAGGGAATGAACCACAATTTTTGTAGATCATTCACATCCCAAGGGGGGAGCATATCAAGATGACATATGGAGTCAGAGAAGAAAAATAAACCCACAAGGTGAACGAATGTGATGCATGTTGATGTCTTAATATGAATGGACTGCTTCATCAAATTGAATGAGAAAGCACAAACATGCATCTGTCTGTTTCCTAAACCCCAAGTACATGAAAGCAACATCAATCTCTTCCACTGTGTTCAATCTttaaccaaataataataataataataatgttaggAGAAGCAAAAAGACTAGTAGGTACAAAGATCTATAGCCATTTAACGAGAAATCATATCAGAAGGAAATCATGGACAATTAGACACAAAGATCTAGAGGTGATTTACCAAAGAAAGAAACAGGATCTAAAACCATAATCTTCATACGAAACTATTACATCATTACCAATCCCATGGTAGGAAAACCAGGAAAATGAGGGACAACATTGATCCCAAACAAGATCTAAAAGGCTCCAACCCTAGATTTACTtcatccaaaaaaaataaaagaggggaCAAATCCATTGACCAAAAGAGTTTTGACAATAAAACATATTGCAAGTGAGAATCAAGAAATTCTAGTAACCTGAAGCAAGGGAATCCCTGCGCAAGATCTAACACAACAGAAGGCAGGAAGAATCTCAAAGAACACACTGCAAGTGGAGATCACCTTTGCCAAAGGATAATGCCACATATATTTACAACAGGTACATATAAAACCATAATGAGGAAACTAAATGCAGCGAGGAGGATGGTTTGAAGAACTGACCAAACCAGAGGAACTGCAAGGTGACCAGGAGAAGCACCAGCTCAATGGAGGTGGGGCTGTGAGGGCAGTCTAATATAAAGTGGAGTGGAGTGAAACCAAGGGTGGCAGGTGGTGGTGAGGTGAGTAGGTAACTGTACCAGAAGGGGCCTAAGGTGGAGGCGATATGAAAGACcaacaggagagagagagagatgctacaCCTTAGAAACTTGACAACCCATGTCAGGTAGGATTTCCAGACTGACCTTCCAACTAATACCCCTTTTCCTCTTCCTCAAACAATGTCCACCTTGCACTCTACCCCAAGTCCTGACACCAAATTTATCATGAGATGCATCATAGTTCTCACTGCTACTTCTTGCAAGTTTGTCATAACGTGAGAAAACATTTGGTCTCATGGACGGTGGGATAGGTATAACGATGATCATAAACTTCTGATATGTGATTTTGAATTAGAAATACTTTCGAATGGTAAATTAAATGTGGAAGCGGCTATGGATCTTGCAGCTGATCATGTGGTATCACGTCCGTGGACTAAATAAGTACGTACACCTTGAGAGGTATTCCCGACGGATGCCTTTGACCTAAACGATCGTAATCGGCATTGGCATTACTTTTACTCTGCGGCAAGGATCGACAGGGTTGGTAGGCGCAGCAGATTTTGTCCTTGGCATCACGATAAGTCTTCCGTTTTTAATTGTGTTCCACGGTCAGGGTTGTGCGGAAGACGTCACCATCGGGTCGGTCCCCTCGCGTAAACGTGTTCCAGCGAGGCACGTTAAGCGAGAGCGTGGACTACTATTTGTCGGTCGGGAGAACATCTCGGCTTGCGCGGCGTTCGCCGCGATAATCTCGCGAGATTTTGCTCAGGTTCGGATCTGAAGCTGAGACCCAGATCCGGATCCGATTACATTTCCAGAGATTTGACGTGGATTTAAAACAcgttaatgtttttttttttgtttttgttttactGCATGTAAAATTACAACTTCGAGTGACATTTCACGTCTAATCATCTCATACGTTGATTCTTCAAACCTCACTTACTCGTGTTCTGTTCCTGAATAGATCATTTGCCTTGCAACTTTGCACTCATTAATTAAGCAAGATGATCATCCAATTTCCACACCAAACATCTATTCATACCGTGTTTCATCATCATTACAAAATGTGTTCAATGATCGAAGAGGATTTGTCATTATGAAACCAACCCTTCTTATAATACAATCTCATCTGTTATATCATACCAATGCAAAGCCTAAAATGGCCAGCAAAGCACCTACCATGACTAATTAAATGTCGCGCATGTGAGCCGGCTACTCACTACCTAATCTGTGGCCTTCCAATTTCATCTCCACATATCTGCTGGTTATTATGGCGAATACTACCTGTTTGATATATGTTTCTTAGTGTAACACATCCACATCAACAAATCAACGCAGTTTCCTCGTCCGAGACAACAATGGGAGCAAACCGCGCATGTTGACATCTTCATCATCAAGAATTGAATTACGATGTATCGGAAATTAAGCTTGTTCTTGATGAGCAAGTGACCGACTCTAAAGATTGATGGACGATGGACAGGGGGACCTTTGATTGGCATAAGCAACCAAATAAGCCGTCGAAACCTTTTCCTACTCCCCACAAACTTAAGTTTGAGACTTGTTTGGTAAAACCGAGTGAAACAATGATCATGGACGTGTTTCCTGCTAT from Musa acuminata AAA Group cultivar baxijiao chromosome BXJ1-3, Cavendish_Baxijiao_AAA, whole genome shotgun sequence encodes the following:
- the LOC135620103 gene encoding fasciclin-like arabinogalactan protein 7; this encodes MGLTAIFCASTLLALLISSSTTAQSPPAPFLPPSPAPAPAPAPAPHLVNLTDLLSVAGPFSTFLNYLLQTKVIDTFQNQVNSSKQGITIFVPKDSAFAALEKSDLGNLTQNQLRTLMLYHAFPKFYSLSQFKNLSNSNPVSTFAGGQYALNVTDTSGLIRVVSNWATSKISSSVWSTAPVALYQIDKVLLPLAIFSTDPPLAPAPAPAPETKKPSDLSPTQSGIASAPKSSESSTTNGSSFGTSICLFNYLVLVLSGVLMLIM